Genomic DNA from Amycolatopsis alba DSM 44262:
AGAATGCGCGAACCAGCGCGCAGCTGCAGGCCAGAGGCCGTGATCACGGGAACTCCCGGTGAAAGGGGGTGGATGTGCGGACAGCTTCGACTGGCCGGCGCGTCGCCGGCCAGGAGCTACTCCAAGAGGATGTCCACGCGATCAGTGTACGGGCCGTTGTCGAGCGATTTTATCCGACCGTGCCCGAGGTCACGGCCCGGACAGGGTGATCCGGACCGCGATCGCGCGTTCGGCCGCGTCTTCGAGCACCGTGCGACGCGGTTCGGCGATGTCGAGAACCCTGGCTTCGGCCCGCTCGAACAACGGCGCCAGCCGCCTGTCCTCCCGCAGTGAATCCAGGGCCCGGCGGTCGCCGCCGAGCACGACAGCGTCCACTTCGGATAGTTGCGGCAAGAGGACTTCGAACGCGTCTTCGGCGGCGGAACGCAGGGCGACGCGCGCCTGTCCTTCCCTGCGCCGCGCGAACCGCTGTTGCGACCAGCCGCCAGCCGCGGACCGGCCTTGGACGAGATGGCGGTCCGTCCTGGACTGGACGACCACTCCCCCGCGCGCGATCCCGACGCTGTGCCCGCCGCGGCGCACCAACAGGAGCGCGATCCTCCGTGAGATCAGCGCGTGGCCGACGAGCGGGCCGACGGCCGCCCCGGCCGCGGTTCCTTCGGCCTCCAGCGGTCCGAAAGGGACGGTCGCGACGGCGACGACGCCGTTTTCCGCGGTGACCGTGACGGTGTCCGGGGCGAATCGCGTCTCGCGGATGCCTTCGTTACGGACGGCGAAGCGGGCGTACCAGCCTTCGAGGCGGTCCGGGGCGATCTCGACCGCCCGTCCCCCGCCCGCCACCTGCCGCTCCCTCGCCATGGCTCCAACCTACGTGGCCCGTCAGGTTCGCAAGTCCGTGAAGGCCTCCTTGAGGGACTCTGAGTCCCTCAAGGAGGCCTTCACAGACATCACGAAAGGGCTAGACCGGCTTCACCGGACCCGTGCCGACCGACTTCCCGACACTCGCGGGCCGCTCAGCCGCTCCGGGCTGAACGAAACCGTTGATGTGCAAGGAGATCGCCCGGACCGACCCGGTGTCGCCACCGGCGGCGTCCACCACGCTGAACTTCCAGACACCGTCGGCAGGCGCACCGGCGGCCAGGCCGCCGATCGGCTGCACCGGCCGGTAGGTACCGGTGAACGGGGCGTTCGACGCGGTCACCGAACTGAACGCGGTGGCCGCGTTGTCGGCGAAGACGACCTGGCACAGGTTGTTGCCCGCGCCGCCGTTGCGCTGGAACACGTTCGCCTTGGCACCCGACGGCGAGGTCAGCGTGCCGACCAGGTCGGCGACGTACGAGTGGTTGATGCCCACCGTCGTCGAGTTCTGGTCGGTGTCGCACGTGGTCCCGTCGACCGAGAACGTCAGCTTCGACGCGCGCCCGACACCGCTCACCGTGATCGGCACGGTCACACCGGTCGGGTCACTGTCCGGGATCGCCACCGCGGCGCCGGCGTAGGCGAAGTTCTGCGTCACCTGCGACGGCGTGCCCACCGGCAACGAGAACGTCGACGTGGTCGGCGAGAACGAACCCGCGAAGGTCACCTTGGCGTTCAGCACCACCGGGACACCGGGTTCCTGGGTGACGGGAACGGTGACGGTGAAGTCGTTCACGCCGGTCTGGCCGGGGCTGATCGCGCCGTACGACTTCGACCGCGGCGCCACCGTGACACCGGGGGTCGGGCTGGAGAGCACGACGCTGGTCGAGAACGCGGTGCCGTCGCCGCGGTTGGTCACCGGCAGGGTCACCTTGACGATGTCGCCGGGGTCGAGCACGGAACCGCCGTCGGCCGGGACGACCGTCGGCTGGCCCGCGGTCGCGAGCGGCTGCGGGCTGGCACCGGTGTAGGCGAGCACCTTGTCGGCGAGGATGACGCCCGCTCCGCTGGAGTTGTCGCGGCCGGGGGTCAGGATGTCGACGGCGGTGTTGATCAGCGCCGCGCGCATCTCGGCCGGGGGCAGCCCCGGATTGCCCGAGAGCACCAGGCCCGCGATCGCGGCGGCGTGCGGCGCGGCGGCCGACGTGCCGTAGAACGTGGTGAAGCCGGTGACGCTGGTGGAGACGCCGTCGGCCGCGGTGATGTCCGGCTTGGCCCGCACCTCACCACCGGTCCCGGACACGTTGCCGGGGGTGATCGGGGTGCCGTTGGCCTGGTAGAAAACGCGCCGCGGACCGTCCGAAGTGAACCGTTCGACCTTCGTGGCCGTGCCGAAGGCAGCGGGGAACGGGCCGGCGGGGTTGGCCGGGTCGTTCGGTTCGAGGGCCCGCGGGAACGCCTTGGCCGCCGGGGCCGCCGCGACGCTGAACGCGTCCCGCGCGGCCGAGTGGCCCACGGTCACGCCGGGTTTGGTGTAGGCCTTGAGGCCGTCCGCCGAGTCGGTGAAGCGGCCGCGCAGCGCGGACAGCGACAGGTAACGGCCCTCACCGGAGAACTTGACGATAGCCAGCCGCAGCCCGGCGGCGCCCGTGGTGTTCACCCGCTCGTAAGGGTCCTGGGTCCCGGTCTGGACCTCCTGGCTGAAGGCGACGACGTTGCCCGCCGCGTTCAGCAGGTACAGGTCGTAGTCGTTGTTCGAGCGGCCCAGCGGGTCCGACCAGAACAACGTGACCGGCACGGCCCCGGAGGCGTTCGAAATCGGCTCGAAGATCTGGTTGCCCGCGGCTCCCGCGAAGTTGTGCGCGGTGCCCGCGTACTTGCCGACGCCCTTGCCGGAGTCGACGAAGTCGCCTTCCCAGTGGCCCGAGGTGCCGTCGGCGACGTTGCCCTCGTTACCGGCCGAGGAGAAGTACAGCGCGCCGTTGGCGGTCACGTCGTTCACGGCCTGGGCGATGATCCAGTCCTGGAAAGGCGATTCCTTGAAGTACAGGACGTCGTCGACGATGATGTCGCAGTGCGCTTCGAAGCGCAGCTTGCGGATGTTGTCGGCGAAGCTGGCGTCGGAGTTGAACGCGGTGGCGAAGCCGAGCGCCGCGTTCGGCGCGAGATCGTGGATGATCTCGAGCATCGCGGTGCCCTCGTCGCCGGACCCCTGCTGAGCGGTGAGCACGTCGACGCTCGCCGGGAGTTCGCCGCGCGCCTGCGAGGTCGCGAGCGAGTCGACGCCGTCGGACAGCGCGCAGATCTTCGTGCCCACACCGGTGACACCGAATTGCTGGCGCGCGGTGTCGGCGTTGTGCGCGCGGTCGCCTTCGCTGGCGATCGGCCCGCTGGCGACGCCGACCTGGTCCTTGGCCTCGAGGGCCTTCTTCAGCTCGTCCGCGATCCGGACGGCTTTTTCTTCCTTGCTTTCCGGCTTGGCCTGATCGGCCGAAGCGGGCTCGGCGAGCTGGCGGGCGGTGTACGCCTCATTGGCGGTCTCGACCCTCTTGACGTCTTCGCGTCCGGCGATCACCGGGACCGCGTCCAGCGGCACTTCGGCGCGGACGCTGCCGTAATGTTCGGAGACCGCGCGAATCCCGGCACCGGATTCACGCAGACCGTTCAGGAGTGCTTCCGAAACCTGGCCGCGGATGTCCACGAGTACGGTGCCGGCCGCGGAGACCTTCGCCCCAGACCCCAGTGCCGGAACCGCGGAGGCCGACATGCGTTGTGAGCGTAACTTCTGCTCGACGAGCAGCCCGCCGTCCACTTTGGACTCAGTCGCGCTCTGACTCTTCTTGATCGACTGCAGGGCCTCGATCTGCCGGACGGTGTTCTCCGAGAACGCGTCCGGGGACTGGCCGGTTTCCGCGGCCATGACGGGCGGGCTGACCAGGCCGAGCGCCGTGACGAGCGCCGCGGTGCCCGCGGTCAGGATCGATCTTCTTCTTTTGCTAGAACGGGTTGGACGCACGTGCGCCTCCGATTCCTAGGCGCGTGCCCCGACTCACGCTGACCAATACCGGCGATCACCGGCTGGATCAAGCTAAGTACCGGGCGTGCATCGGCGGGAGGCGCCGTTCGAGTGACATCGGATGGGGATTTTCCGTTTTCGGCCGCACGCCGTAGGCTGTTCAGCGTAATCGTATGGTCACGATGTGATGACCGACCGGCCTCATAGGACGAACGAGTCCGACCAGGGCTGTGAGGCACGGCCGGACAGGCCGTCCAAAAGGGTCACCGCCTGCTTGTCCGTCAGCGACGCCACGAAGTCGACCACCGCCCGCCCTCGCGCCAGGCCGCGCACGGCGTCGGCACCGGTGACCGGTTCACCGGTCGCCCCGACGAGCAGTTCCGGCGACGTCCGCGCGAGTCCGGTGAATTCCGCCTGCGCGAGTTCCACCAGATCGTGCAACCGCCGCGGGAGCCGGTAGAACTCGTCTCGGTCGAGCAGCCACGCGTCGAGCGCGTCAACCAGCGTGGTCACCAGGCTCGCCTGCCCTCGTTGGTGCAGCGCCAGTTCCGGGCGCAGCAGCACGAACCGCCGGTGCACGAACTTCAGCACCTGTACCTCGTGCCACTGCGCGGGCCGCAGCGTGAGATGCCCTGTCCGGGTCGACGGCGACGGCACCATCTGCACGCCGTCGACGAGCCGCGCCGTCCACTTCGCGGAGAAGGCGGCGGTCGCCTGTTCGGCCTCGATCGAACCGTCGAACCCGGTGGCGAGCAAGCCGTCGACGAGTTCGGCGCGGACACGGGCGACGGCGCTGGTGAAGGCGTCGTCGTCGACTATCCAGCCGTCCTTGGCGTGCATCCGGCGGCGCAACCGTTCCAGCGAACGGCCCGGCAGCCGCCGTTCGGCGGTCAAGGTCGCGTCGTCCAGCCCGGCCAGTTCCACCGCGCCCTCGACCCAGCCGGTGAACTCGGCGGCGACCGGCGCGTGCTGCAGGACACCGATCCGGTGGAAATCCTGGAGATCGTGAATGGCGTAGGCGATGTCGTCGGCGGTGTCCATCACGGACGCTTCGACGGTCTGCTGCCACGATTCGATCCGGCCGGCGAACGGCGCCCGCGCCTGGGCGAAGTCGTCGAGTTCGGTGCTGTAGGCGGAGAACTTGCTCGCGCCGGTGCCGGGGGCGTCGGCCGGTTCGGCCGCGCCGCGCGGCTGGACGTCCATCGACGTCGGATGCGGATCGGGAACGTGCAGGCGCGCCCACGGGTATTTCAGCACCGCGGCGCGCACCGCGGTGGTGAGATCGAGCCCGGAAGCGGACGGCCCGCGCACGTCGGTGGTGGTGATGATCCGGAACGACTGCGCGTTGCCCTCGAATCCGTCGGCGAGGCCGAACCGGTGGCGGGCGATCCGGTCGAGGGTCTGCTCCCCCAGGTGCCCGAACGGCGGATGCCCGAGGTCGTGCGCGAGCGAGGCCGCTTCGGCGACGTCCGGGTCGCAGCCGCCCAGTTTCGCGGCGAGTTCGGCGGAATCGCTGGTCGAGTTGATCCGTTCGGCGATGGCGCGCGCGACCTGCGCGACCTTGAGGCTGTGGGTGAGCCGGTTGTGCAGCAGCCCGGAACCGCCGGCGCTGACCACCTGGGTCACCCCGCCCAGCCGGGCGAAGAACGGTGATGCGGCGATCCGGTCCCGGTCGATCCGGAACGGGCTCGTGGCGAGGTCGGTGAACCCGGCACTCTCGCTCTCCGGATCGCGCCGCCACGCCCTTGGATCCGTCTGTTCCATGCGTCACACCGTATCCGTCGGGACCCTTTGAGACACTGCCCAGGTGGCGGACGTGGTGATCGCGGGCGGTGGCCCGGCCGGGCGCGCGCTCGCACGTGCCTGCGCCCGGCGCGGCCTGGAGACGGTCCTGATCGACCCGGCGCCGGGCAGGCGCTGGCGGGCGACCTACGGGCTGTGGGCCGACGAGCTGCCGTTGCTGCCGGGGAGCGCCATCGCCTGCGCGCCGTCGACGACGGTCGCGTTCGGAACCGCGTCCCACGTGCTCGATCGGCAGTACCTCGTGGTGGACAACGGCGGCCTGCGCGCGTGGCTGGACGGCGGTTACGACGTCGTCGCCGGGACGGTGTCCGGCGTGGACCACGGCAGGCGGGGCTCGTCGGTGCGGCTCGAGGACGGCCGGGTCCTCGCGGCGGGCCTGTACTTCGACGCCTCCGGTGCCCGGCCGCGGGGAAACCGGTACGAACAGACGGCCTTCGGTGCCGTCCTCCCCGCCGAAGACGCGCTACGGCTGGTGGACGGCCCGGACACCGCCGTGTTCATGGACTGGCGCGACAGCGATCAAGGCTTCCTGTACGTGCTGCCGCTCGGCGACGGCACCGTCCTGGTCGAGGAGACTTCGCTGGCCCGCAAGCCCGGCCTGCCGCTGGAGCTCCTGGCGGCGCGGCTGCGCGCCCGGCTGAAGGCCGCCGGTCTGACGTCGCGAGGACGTGAGGAACGCGTGCGGATCGTGCTCGACGTGCCGGCGCCCCGGCGCGGCCGGACGGTGCCGTTCGGGGCCGCCGCCGGTCTGGTGCATCCGGCGACCGGGTACAGCGTCGCGACGTCGGTGCGGCTCGCGGACCCCGTCGCCGACGCCGTCGCCCGGTCCTGGGATCGCGGGCCCGGCGCGACCGCGGCGGCGGCTCACCGGGCGCTGTGGCCGTCCTCGGCCCGGACCGTGCACGGGTTGCGGCGGCACGGGCTGCGGGCGCTGTGCGGGATGCCGCCCGGACTCCTCCCGGTGTTCTTCGATCTGTTCTTCACCTTGCCCACCGGCTTCCAGCGCGCTTTCACCTCCGGTCGCGAAGATGTTCCGGGTACCGCCGAAGCGATGTCCGCGCTTTTCCGGATGGCGCCATGGCAGGTGAGAAAACACCTGATCGGGTGGCATGCGTTACGCCGTTCTAGGTAACCAGGTGCCTGCCCGGTGAACATCAGTCGACACGTGTTTTGTTTCGCGCCGTCACCGACGAATATGCGCTTGTGACGTTGCAGATCGCGGTCCGCTTCGCTTATCAGCCGTTGTACAGCCTGCACACCGGTGGCGTCGTCGCGTTCGAAGCCCTGGCACGGCCAGGCCGCGGCACCGCCCACGAACTCCTCGCCGACGCCCGGCGCGGCGGAAAGCTGACCGAGGTCGACATCGGCCTGGCCGCCGAAGCGGTGCGGCAGCAGAATGAGGCGCAGGCGGCCCTCCCGCTGCACCTGAACCTGTCCGCGCGGACGCTGGCGGCACCACCGGCCCGGTTCGAGCCGCTGACCGAGGCGCTCGGCCTGACCGGCCGCCGGACCAGGGACGTCGTGCTGGAGATCGGGCCGCCGTTCACGCAGATCCCCGCCGACCTGCTGCTCACCGGCATGCGACGGCTCACCGACCTCGGGTTCCGGCTCGCGCTCGACGGCCTCGGCCGCGGTGACCTGCCGCTCACGCTGCTCGCCTCCGCGCCGATCGACCTGGTGAAACTGGACCGCACCGTGCTGCGCGGCCTGCCGCACGACCCGGCGGCCGTCGCGGTGGTCGAGGCGGTGCTGCACTTCGCGTCGCGGACCGACAACCGGCTGGTCGCGACCGGGCTCGAAACGACCGAGCAGTTGGAGTCCGCGAGGAGGCTCGGGGTGCGGATCGCGCAGGGCAACCTGCTCGCCCCGCCGGACGGCGACCACGCGCCGCTGCCCGCGCCCGACGCGCCCGGCCCGTTCGTCGCGGGCACCGCCCGTGCCCGCCGCGTCGGGGACTTCCTGCGGCCCGCGACCACGCTGCCCGAAAGCGCGACCTGCGACGACGTGCGCGAGGTGCTCGCCGCCTCCGACGGGCCGAGCGGGATCGTCGGCATCGACGACCGGCACCGTCCGCAGTGGTCGATCGACCGGACGCGGTTCCTGGTCGCGGTCACCGGGCTGTACGGCCACGCCCTGCACGCCAAACGGCCCGCGTCGCGGCTCGCCGACCGGCCGCACACGATCCACGCCGACGCGAGCGCGCTCGAATTCCTCGAACTGGTCACCGACGCGGACTGGAGCCGGACCGGCGACGACGTCGTGGTGGTCGACGACCGCGGCCGGTGCGTCGGCGTGGTGCTGGTGAACGAGGTCGTCCGCGGGGTCGCGGAGGCGAAGGTGGAGGAAGCCGTCTCGCTGAGCCCGCTGACCCGCCTGCCCGGCAGCGACGCCGTCGCCAGGGACGTCGACCGCCGGATCAACGCGCGGGAGCCGTTTGTCGCGGCCTGGCTGGACGTCGACTCGTTCAAGACGGTCAACGACACCGCCGGGTTCGCCGCGGGCGACGACCTGATCCGCACCCTCGGCCGGACGCTCACCGATCTGGAGGCCCGGCTGCGCCGGATGCGGGTCAGTCATGTCGGCGGGGACGATTTCCTGATCGCCTGCGACGTCGACGAGATCGGCACGGTCGCCGCCGCGCTGCTGGACACGCCGTGGTCGGCCGACGGTCTGCCGGTGACGGTTTCCCTGGCGACGCTGGTGTGCGGGAACGGCGCGATCCGGTCCTACAAGGACGCTTCCCGGCTCTTGGCGCCGTTGAAGAAGCGCGCCAAGGAGGTTCCCGGATCGAGCTGGGTGCTCGGGCGGCCGGGGTCGGAGCGGGTCGAGGTGCTGCGCGGCATCACGACGCGAGGCTTGCCCGCCCAACGCGCGGCCGCCGGCTTCTGACCCCTCGCGTTTCGTGGTGCTGGCACGGTGAAGCAAGACCCACGTGTCCACAAGGGACATTTCCCGCGGGCTCGATGTCAGCTTTGTGCCGGACAGCGTGGTCGTGAGTGGCAAGTGGGTTCTCTTGGGCAGAAAGGCCGCCCGCCGGGCGCGTGGCCTCGCCGGACAGCGTTGTGAAAGCCACTTTCACAACCTTCAGCGTTGCGAAAGTGGCTTTCACAACATCAGCTCCCGTAGCTCCCCTCAGACCGCATTGGGTCGGGGTGGTCGTAAGCGGTAAGGACGGTTCTATTGAGGGG
This window encodes:
- a CDS encoding acVLRF1 family peptidyl-tRNA hydrolase; its protein translation is MARERQVAGGGRAVEIAPDRLEGWYARFAVRNEGIRETRFAPDTVTVTAENGVVAVATVPFGPLEAEGTAAGAAVGPLVGHALISRRIALLLVRRGGHSVGIARGGVVVQSRTDRHLVQGRSAAGGWSQQRFARRREGQARVALRSAAEDAFEVLLPQLSEVDAVVLGGDRRALDSLREDRRLAPLFERAEARVLDIAEPRRTVLEDAAERAIAVRITLSGP
- a CDS encoding S8 family serine peptidase encodes the protein MAAETGQSPDAFSENTVRQIEALQSIKKSQSATESKVDGGLLVEQKLRSQRMSASAVPALGSGAKVSAAGTVLVDIRGQVSEALLNGLRESGAGIRAVSEHYGSVRAEVPLDAVPVIAGREDVKRVETANEAYTARQLAEPASADQAKPESKEEKAVRIADELKKALEAKDQVGVASGPIASEGDRAHNADTARQQFGVTGVGTKICALSDGVDSLATSQARGELPASVDVLTAQQGSGDEGTAMLEIIHDLAPNAALGFATAFNSDASFADNIRKLRFEAHCDIIVDDVLYFKESPFQDWIIAQAVNDVTANGALYFSSAGNEGNVADGTSGHWEGDFVDSGKGVGKYAGTAHNFAGAAGNQIFEPISNASGAVPVTLFWSDPLGRSNNDYDLYLLNAAGNVVAFSQEVQTGTQDPYERVNTTGAAGLRLAIVKFSGEGRYLSLSALRGRFTDSADGLKAYTKPGVTVGHSAARDAFSVAAAPAAKAFPRALEPNDPANPAGPFPAAFGTATKVERFTSDGPRRVFYQANGTPITPGNVSGTGGEVRAKPDITAADGVSTSVTGFTTFYGTSAAAPHAAAIAGLVLSGNPGLPPAEMRAALINTAVDILTPGRDNSSGAGVILADKVLAYTGASPQPLATAGQPTVVPADGGSVLDPGDIVKVTLPVTNRGDGTAFSTSVVLSSPTPGVTVAPRSKSYGAISPGQTGVNDFTVTVPVTQEPGVPVVLNAKVTFAGSFSPTTSTFSLPVGTPSQVTQNFAYAGAAVAIPDSDPTGVTVPITVSGVGRASKLTFSVDGTTCDTDQNSTTVGINHSYVADLVGTLTSPSGAKANVFQRNGGAGNNLCQVVFADNAATAFSSVTASNAPFTGTYRPVQPIGGLAAGAPADGVWKFSVVDAAGGDTGSVRAISLHINGFVQPGAAERPASVGKSVGTGPVKPV
- a CDS encoding deoxyguanosinetriphosphate triphosphohydrolase family protein, giving the protein MEQTDPRAWRRDPESESAGFTDLATSPFRIDRDRIAASPFFARLGGVTQVVSAGGSGLLHNRLTHSLKVAQVARAIAERINSTSDSAELAAKLGGCDPDVAEAASLAHDLGHPPFGHLGEQTLDRIARHRFGLADGFEGNAQSFRIITTTDVRGPSASGLDLTTAVRAAVLKYPWARLHVPDPHPTSMDVQPRGAAEPADAPGTGASKFSAYSTELDDFAQARAPFAGRIESWQQTVEASVMDTADDIAYAIHDLQDFHRIGVLQHAPVAAEFTGWVEGAVELAGLDDATLTAERRLPGRSLERLRRRMHAKDGWIVDDDAFTSAVARVRAELVDGLLATGFDGSIEAEQATAAFSAKWTARLVDGVQMVPSPSTRTGHLTLRPAQWHEVQVLKFVHRRFVLLRPELALHQRGQASLVTTLVDALDAWLLDRDEFYRLPRRLHDLVELAQAEFTGLARTSPELLVGATGEPVTGADAVRGLARGRAVVDFVASLTDKQAVTLLDGLSGRASQPWSDSFVL
- a CDS encoding lycopene cyclase family protein → MADVVIAGGGPAGRALARACARRGLETVLIDPAPGRRWRATYGLWADELPLLPGSAIACAPSTTVAFGTASHVLDRQYLVVDNGGLRAWLDGGYDVVAGTVSGVDHGRRGSSVRLEDGRVLAAGLYFDASGARPRGNRYEQTAFGAVLPAEDALRLVDGPDTAVFMDWRDSDQGFLYVLPLGDGTVLVEETSLARKPGLPLELLAARLRARLKAAGLTSRGREERVRIVLDVPAPRRGRTVPFGAAAGLVHPATGYSVATSVRLADPVADAVARSWDRGPGATAAAAHRALWPSSARTVHGLRRHGLRALCGMPPGLLPVFFDLFFTLPTGFQRAFTSGREDVPGTAEAMSALFRMAPWQVRKHLIGWHALRRSR
- a CDS encoding GGDEF domain-containing protein, whose amino-acid sequence is MTLQIAVRFAYQPLYSLHTGGVVAFEALARPGRGTAHELLADARRGGKLTEVDIGLAAEAVRQQNEAQAALPLHLNLSARTLAAPPARFEPLTEALGLTGRRTRDVVLEIGPPFTQIPADLLLTGMRRLTDLGFRLALDGLGRGDLPLTLLASAPIDLVKLDRTVLRGLPHDPAAVAVVEAVLHFASRTDNRLVATGLETTEQLESARRLGVRIAQGNLLAPPDGDHAPLPAPDAPGPFVAGTARARRVGDFLRPATTLPESATCDDVREVLAASDGPSGIVGIDDRHRPQWSIDRTRFLVAVTGLYGHALHAKRPASRLADRPHTIHADASALEFLELVTDADWSRTGDDVVVVDDRGRCVGVVLVNEVVRGVAEAKVEEAVSLSPLTRLPGSDAVARDVDRRINAREPFVAAWLDVDSFKTVNDTAGFAAGDDLIRTLGRTLTDLEARLRRMRVSHVGGDDFLIACDVDEIGTVAAALLDTPWSADGLPVTVSLATLVCGNGAIRSYKDASRLLAPLKKRAKEVPGSSWVLGRPGSERVEVLRGITTRGLPAQRAAAGF